The Erigeron canadensis isolate Cc75 chromosome 1, C_canadensis_v1, whole genome shotgun sequence genome segment TGAAATGTTCACTCaagaattaaaatttaattaaatatataaattgagACATTTACTCAACAAGGAAAACAATAAATATAGCTGAATTAATAGATCTATTAATTTCAAGATCACGACAATTGAAAATGGGATCGGCTCATCGAGAGGAATAGTcagtatttttgaaaaatcggATCGAATGATCAAAAATCAGATTAAGTTACtatgtaataaaataatatatcaaatCAGTTGTATAATATATCATTTCGCAGTTcgaaaaaaaactatgtaataaaataataaattaaaaaattatatataatagaaaattaaaaatatataaaaaatacttcaatgttaaacataagaaaaattaacataattgttccatttaaacataattatctaaaaataataacattattCATCAAATTAcctttgattaaataaaaaaatgtttgagttgttcaaaaaaaaaataaataaatagtttgacttttattgacaTAATCCGATACAGCCGATTAAGCTAATTCTTGACAAAATCTAACCGATTTATGACCGATAATCCGATATGACCAAGTTTAACCAGAGTTAACCCGAGTTTATAATGGTGACTGGTACACGAgccaatttgataaaatttgtTATATCAACCGATTTTTACAATAGAGATTATGTTTAAAACATGATACTCACATATGATaggattcttttttttttactatgttataaagcattttggtatttatttatgaaatgttttaaaaaattaagtataattttttttttcaaaaagtctCCTTTAGCATAATTATGGTTACCAAAATCCCCCATACtataacattaaattaatatatctacccttataacaaattgtgacttttaaaacaaaattttgccGTAACGCACGATTATTATGCTAGCAATGATAAATAACAGTAATAGAACACCATCATGTCACCCATGGTAAAGAGAATAACGACGCTCACACAtgataagaaagaaaataagaaattgGACTTTTATACTCGTATAACATTAGATATTACATGCACGTATCTACAAGAATAATTGAcgactttaaaaattttatacagATTTTTTTCAATGTATAAAGTCTCAAACATTTTGTACTACTACTCTTCACCTCTTAAGGACTCTTGATTACATAATTTGAAAATTCCCTTCTTTTGATAGTTTTTATACTTACAGATCATCTCTAGAAGGGTATTGGTATTATATTTATCTTAGACCTAACCATTATTTTTGGTTAACTCACTAAATACTTACATATACATGATAAATAGCCCTCTTAAACCTATTTACATTAAGGTACCCAAGAGTATGGATAATATCTTCTTCAAGATGTGCAAAAATCCTCTTCACAAGGCTAAACTTGCTAAATTACTCGTTTTTCTTTCGTATTTTCAAACAGATGGTTTGATTTAATCCTTTTTTTTATGTACTTGTTGGCGGAATAAGGGTCGGGTTCAAGCGAGAGCAGGGATGCTGCAATTGCGGCGGTTATCCATATCAAGGCAATCAAACCCTTCAATCCTCACCGCGGGTTTGTTGCCATAGTTAGGGCGGGCGCATCCACCTTTCCTGGCCGAGGAAGATGGAGATGAGGATGGCATAGCGGAATTGGGATTTGGAACCATCGAAAGAGGCGAGAATGGAGACAACTTTTCATCCCCAAATCGTGCGTCTTGAATTAGCGGGTTAGAAACTCTGCTCGGCGGTGACCCACAGAAAAAAGGGGGCGACGAGGCTACCTGTGTACATGTTTGGTCTGATCCACCATAACCAACACcctataaacaaaaaaaagaaaaaaacaagattAGCTACGGAAGTATAACTTATGGACCAAGTAAAACCTTCTACAACTTATTCTGAACTGATTTTTGTAACTTAAAAACGCAACAAAATTTCTATATTTAGTAAAGACTGGTGTCAAGTCTAGACTTGGTTTTGAATATCTTGGCAACAATTTCAACTAATCAACTTATTTTCCTTAATtagattaaaaagaaacaaaacttgATTGCAAAATACCCCCTATAAGTTACCTTTTTAAGCAACTAAACTTCGCAACAATTTAATACAGCAAAcatagttttcttttaaaaatttgcATACTCAACATAAATTAATTATGAAaccaaatattaattttttgatCAATTAATACAACTTTAAGCCCATCTGTTACGGATATATGTCCTAACGTGAAAGTTTTACCATTTTTAACTTAAATCGGTAATAACTAGACTTAAAGTTAAATCTtggttaggaaaaaaaatttgttcacataaataaatcatatttaatacgaaataaaaaaactacaaaaaaaaaatgtatatgtatatctaaaataaaacaataccTTAGATAGGATAAGGTCCACAAGCTCAGGGCCTGATTTAGTATCATAACTTTCTTGTTGATAGCTGCAAGTTTCCATCACAACAAACTCAAAGTCAGTTTAAACTAAAAGCATAACATAatacacaaataaataaatatatacatatataatagatatatataagaaaaatcaaaacataCCACATCTGCCATCTAAAGGACCGAACAGGCTCGTTCATGGTGTTATATAGATTGATCCGCCTTGGTTTTGGACAAACCAATGGAGAAAAGTTACCACTCTGTTGGATCCCACAGTGATTCATGTTTTCCCCCTgtttcaaacaaacaaaaacacacacctGTTTCAGATACAAACCAATATACTTtctgtttatatttatatgtatatatatgtacatacataacacatataataTAGTCAACTATGTACAAAGACTAGAtctgagagaaaaaaatatttaaataaacaaaaaggaTTTGAACACttctttaaatcatttttttatttaaagagaTCTGAAAATTGAGATCTGGTCAAACGAAATataaaaaagctaaaaaatttaaatgatattttattagaAAACAGTATTAGACGGCAACACGAGAttataaatgattaaaataatACTAGTAGCTAAATTTAAAGGTTTATGAATAAAAACAAGGACAAATATgtatttaagaaaaaacaaagcAGGATCCGTTGTAAAAACCGAaaatcatatttgtttttacATGAATTAGAAagcataatataataatagaataTCTAAACAGATCTACATACATGCATATGCTGACTGTATATTTTCCGgcacaattatatataattaaaaacttgTAACAAAAGgagcttctatatatatatataataaagctTTTCAAAGAAAGcatatgaaaattttgatataattaGAGTACCATAATATGATAAGctgataaaaacatattttggaAACAATTCAACAAAATTCAGCTGGGAAGATGCTTATATGacaagtaataaaattaaaagataaactttGATGAAAATATACACAAAAGAAATTCATGcatatattaattaagaaaaaaatattataccTGTAGAAACAGAAATGGAAATCTGAAGACAAAAGTAAGAAAAATTGGAAATAAAAAGGATGAGGGAGAGACgaagaagaaaggaaatgaaGTAGCTGGGTTGGTTCATATATACAGCTATAAAGATTGTATATTCTATTattaaagtttttgtttaattatttaatggagtatttaatgttttattttaataatataaaattaaaagctGTCTGTGAGCGTAATGAGAAAAAGAGGGACAACggcattttatttattattttttaatttaaagtatttttaatttatggaAAAATGGTGGTCACGTTGGCGGTGCCTACGGCGAGAAATCTCATAGGTACCAACACCATTTCCCAACTAAATTTCTtacttataattaattattaattaaatagttaaatGTAGTTTTATCGGTTCATACTTCATTTCTTCCGATAAAAATAAGATGCAGTTAAACGGTTCAAAATTCAATGAATAGATATAAATGATCTCATGAGCGGAGCCAGGAATTTCAGTTGAGAGgccggaaaaccaaaaaatatattctttAACATTTTTAGTGAACTTGGTTTGTAATTGCA includes the following:
- the LOC122610245 gene encoding uncharacterized protein LOC122610245, which gives rise to MNHCGIQQSGNFSPLVCPKPRRINLYNTMNEPVRSFRWQMCYQQESYDTKSGPELVDLILSKGVGYGGSDQTCTQVASSPPFFCGSPPSRVSNPLIQDARFGDEKLSPFSPLSMVPNPNSAMPSSSPSSSARKGGCARPNYGNKPAVRIEGFDCLDMDNRRNCSIPALA